In one window of Gossypium arboreum isolate Shixiya-1 chromosome 4, ASM2569848v2, whole genome shotgun sequence DNA:
- the LOC108458476 gene encoding probable receptor-like serine/threonine-protein kinase At5g57670 isoform X2 has product MVTSTAKILIGISLNPDDSKELLSWAIRVLARPNDGIIALHVLVGEEPKKCKLVRNDQSKLRQAKAHVISVLGEFARTCQSKQVNLEAKVRLSSSVRRGLIEEAKSISANFLLLLGSRTRSKETSHKITSYCFEHAPEGCAMVSIGKSKRPLQNSNSTYAHLDETGQWSMRWSNTSDNSEEASISPVQNSIVSKRKLQKPSPRTVLDALLGESNSTEDDNSSFWDSTMSGSPPHPPKFKGQSFIKKQMSPYKFVSMVFRSPLRKRNTNLSNKQKAQPLMKCFSFEEISTATNNFHPENIVGRGGYSEVYRGDLSDGRAVAVKRLGKDNRDENKEREFLTELGTIGHVCHPNTATLVGCCVENGLYLIFNFSEKGTLASALHGKTNVVLDWPVRYKIALGVARGLHYLHKCCKHRIIHRDIKASNVLLGPDYEPQITDFGLAKWLPNKWTHHAVVPIEGTFGYLAPEYFMHGIVDEKTDVFAFGVLLLEIITGRRPVDSSKKNLLLWAKPFMESGNITELADPKLEGKYDEDQMHRSVLTACYCVRQSAVWRPSMSEVLELLMTGHDSDVAKSWRMPKFTSDELDDYSMVFGYEVPTDISLEEFLC; this is encoded by the exons ATGGTGACTTCAACTGCTAAGATACTCATTGGCATCTCATTAAACCCAGATGACAGCAAGGAACTCTTGTCATGGGCAATCAGAGTCCTAGCTCGTCCAAATGACGGCATTATTGCACTACATGTTCTTG TTGGTGAGGAGCCGAAGAAGTGTAAATTGGTAAGAAACGATCAGTCAAAACTTCGGCAGGCGAAAGCTCATGTTATATCGGTGCTTGGAGAATTTGCAAGGACGTGTCAGTCTAAGCAG GTAAACTTGGAGGCAAAAGTAAGACTTAGCTCGAGTGTTAGAAGGGGACTAATTGAGGAAGCAAAGTCCATCTCAGctaattttcttcttcttcttggctCCAGAACACGATCAAAAGA AACTTCACATAAAATTACAAGTTACTGTTTCGAGCATGCCCCCGAAGGTTGTGCAATGGTTTCAATAGGGAAGTCAAAGCGGCCACTGCAAAACTCAAATTCTACATATGCACATCTTGATG AAACTGGTCAATGGAGCATGAGATGGTCTAACACGAGTGATAACAGTGAAGAGGCATCTATCTCCCCTGTTCAAAATTCCATTGTCTCGAAACGAAAATTGCAAAAGCCTTCACCAAGAACTGTTCTAGATGCACTTCTAGGAGAATCAAATAGCACAGAAGATGATAACTCTAGTTTTTGGGACTCAACAATGTCCGGATCCCCTCCTCACCCGCCAAAGTTTAAAGGGCAATCATTTATAAAGAAACAGATGTCACCTTACAAATTTGTCTCAATGGTCTTTAGGTCTCCACTAAGGAAAAGAAATACCAATTTATCCAATAAACAAAAGGCGCAGCCTTTGATGAAGTGCTTTAGCTTTGAGGAGATCTCAACTGCTACAAACAACTTCCATCCAG AAAATATAGTTGGTCGAGGCGGGTATTCAGAAGTTTACAGGGGTGACCTTTCTGATGGAAGAGCTGTTGCAGTGAAGAGGTTGGGCAAGGACAACAGGGATGAAAACAAAGAGAGAGAATTCCTTACTGAGTTGGGCACAATCGGACATGTTTGCCACCCCAATACTGCAACCTTAGTTGGCTGTTGCGTGGAAAATGGACTTTATTTGATTTTCAACTTCTCCGAGAAAGGAACTCTGGCCTCTGCCTTGCATG GTAAAACAAATGTGGTTCTGGATTGGCCGGTGAGATACAAGATTGCCCTTGGAGTTGCTAGAGGTCTTCATTATCTGCACAAATGCTGCAAACACCGAATAATACACCGTGACATAAAAGCTTCTAATGTCCTTCTTGGACCAGATTACGAACCGCAG ATCACTGATTTTGGCCTTGCTAAATGGCTCCCTAACAAATGGACTCACCATGCTGTGGTACCAATAGAAGGAACATTTGGGTACCTAGCACCAGAGTATTTCATGCATGGAATCGTGGATGAGAAAACAGATGTTTTTGCATTTGGGGTTCTTCTCCTCGAGATCATCACTGGTCGCCGGCCAGTGGATTCGTCAAAGAAAAACCTCCTCTTATGG GCAAAGCCATTTATGGAATCTGGGAACATCACTGAACTAGCTGATCCGAAACTGGAAGGTAAATATGATGAGGATCAAATGCATAGATCAGTTCTAACAGCTTGCTATTGCGTGAGGCAATCAGCAGTATGGCGTCCATCAATGAGCGAG GTGTTGGAGCTTCTAATGACTGGACATGACTCCGATGTTGCAAAGAGCTGGAGAATGCCAAAGTTTACGTCCGATGAGTTGGATGATTATTCGATGGTTTTCGGATACGAGGTTCCAACGGACATTTCCCTGGAGGAATTCTTATGTTGA
- the LOC108458476 gene encoding probable receptor-like serine/threonine-protein kinase At5g57670 isoform X1: MVTSTAKILIGISLNPDDSKELLSWAIRVLARPNDGIIALHVLVGEEPKKCKLVRNDQSKLRQAKAHVISVLGEFARTCQSKQVNLEAKVRLSSSVRRGLIEEAKSISANFLLLLGSRTRSKETSHKITSYCFEHAPEGCAMVSIGKSKRPLQNSNSTYAHLDETGQWSMRWSNTSDNSEEASISPVQNSIVSKRKLQKPSPRTVLDALLGESNSTEDDNSSFWDSTMSGSPPHPPKFKGQSFIKKQMSPYKFVSMVFRSPLRKRNTNLSNKQKAQPLMKCFSFEEISTATNNFHPENIVGRGGYSEVYRGDLSDGRAVAVKRLGKDNRDENKEREFLTELGTIGHVCHPNTATLVGCCVENGLYLIFNFSEKGTLASALHDYLGKTNVVLDWPVRYKIALGVARGLHYLHKCCKHRIIHRDIKASNVLLGPDYEPQITDFGLAKWLPNKWTHHAVVPIEGTFGYLAPEYFMHGIVDEKTDVFAFGVLLLEIITGRRPVDSSKKNLLLWAKPFMESGNITELADPKLEGKYDEDQMHRSVLTACYCVRQSAVWRPSMSEVLELLMTGHDSDVAKSWRMPKFTSDELDDYSMVFGYEVPTDISLEEFLC; this comes from the exons ATGGTGACTTCAACTGCTAAGATACTCATTGGCATCTCATTAAACCCAGATGACAGCAAGGAACTCTTGTCATGGGCAATCAGAGTCCTAGCTCGTCCAAATGACGGCATTATTGCACTACATGTTCTTG TTGGTGAGGAGCCGAAGAAGTGTAAATTGGTAAGAAACGATCAGTCAAAACTTCGGCAGGCGAAAGCTCATGTTATATCGGTGCTTGGAGAATTTGCAAGGACGTGTCAGTCTAAGCAG GTAAACTTGGAGGCAAAAGTAAGACTTAGCTCGAGTGTTAGAAGGGGACTAATTGAGGAAGCAAAGTCCATCTCAGctaattttcttcttcttcttggctCCAGAACACGATCAAAAGA AACTTCACATAAAATTACAAGTTACTGTTTCGAGCATGCCCCCGAAGGTTGTGCAATGGTTTCAATAGGGAAGTCAAAGCGGCCACTGCAAAACTCAAATTCTACATATGCACATCTTGATG AAACTGGTCAATGGAGCATGAGATGGTCTAACACGAGTGATAACAGTGAAGAGGCATCTATCTCCCCTGTTCAAAATTCCATTGTCTCGAAACGAAAATTGCAAAAGCCTTCACCAAGAACTGTTCTAGATGCACTTCTAGGAGAATCAAATAGCACAGAAGATGATAACTCTAGTTTTTGGGACTCAACAATGTCCGGATCCCCTCCTCACCCGCCAAAGTTTAAAGGGCAATCATTTATAAAGAAACAGATGTCACCTTACAAATTTGTCTCAATGGTCTTTAGGTCTCCACTAAGGAAAAGAAATACCAATTTATCCAATAAACAAAAGGCGCAGCCTTTGATGAAGTGCTTTAGCTTTGAGGAGATCTCAACTGCTACAAACAACTTCCATCCAG AAAATATAGTTGGTCGAGGCGGGTATTCAGAAGTTTACAGGGGTGACCTTTCTGATGGAAGAGCTGTTGCAGTGAAGAGGTTGGGCAAGGACAACAGGGATGAAAACAAAGAGAGAGAATTCCTTACTGAGTTGGGCACAATCGGACATGTTTGCCACCCCAATACTGCAACCTTAGTTGGCTGTTGCGTGGAAAATGGACTTTATTTGATTTTCAACTTCTCCGAGAAAGGAACTCTGGCCTCTGCCTTGCATG ACTACTTAGGTAAAACAAATGTGGTTCTGGATTGGCCGGTGAGATACAAGATTGCCCTTGGAGTTGCTAGAGGTCTTCATTATCTGCACAAATGCTGCAAACACCGAATAATACACCGTGACATAAAAGCTTCTAATGTCCTTCTTGGACCAGATTACGAACCGCAG ATCACTGATTTTGGCCTTGCTAAATGGCTCCCTAACAAATGGACTCACCATGCTGTGGTACCAATAGAAGGAACATTTGGGTACCTAGCACCAGAGTATTTCATGCATGGAATCGTGGATGAGAAAACAGATGTTTTTGCATTTGGGGTTCTTCTCCTCGAGATCATCACTGGTCGCCGGCCAGTGGATTCGTCAAAGAAAAACCTCCTCTTATGG GCAAAGCCATTTATGGAATCTGGGAACATCACTGAACTAGCTGATCCGAAACTGGAAGGTAAATATGATGAGGATCAAATGCATAGATCAGTTCTAACAGCTTGCTATTGCGTGAGGCAATCAGCAGTATGGCGTCCATCAATGAGCGAG GTGTTGGAGCTTCTAATGACTGGACATGACTCCGATGTTGCAAAGAGCTGGAGAATGCCAAAGTTTACGTCCGATGAGTTGGATGATTATTCGATGGTTTTCGGATACGAGGTTCCAACGGACATTTCCCTGGAGGAATTCTTATGTTGA